GCTCGCTTGGCCTTAGCCTGCCCGTGATTATGGTTAGCGAAAGCGGCGCCAGCGTATATTCTGCGTCCGAAATTGCGCGGCAGGAGTTTCCTGACCTCGATCTCACCGTGCGCGGCGCAATATCCATTGGGCGCAGGCTTATGGACCCGCTGGCCGAGCTTGTAAAAATCGACCCCAAGGCCATTGGTGTGGGCCAGTATCAGCATGACGTAGACCAGACTGAATTGAAAAAAAGCCTGACCGATGTTGTAGAGAGCTGCGTCAACGCCGTTGGCGTAGAGCTTAACACGGCCAGCGTGGAGCTTTTAACCCATGTTTCCGGCCTCGGCCCGGCGCTGGCCAAGTCTGTAGTTAGCTACCGCGAGGCCAACGGCCCCTTTGCCAGGCGCAAAGACCTGCAAAAAGT
This sequence is a window from Oceanispirochaeta sp. M1. Protein-coding genes within it:
- a CDS encoding helix-hairpin-helix domain-containing protein, translated to MDDGYKRLLAPSLETELRGSLRQQAEKEAITVFTQNLRQLLLASPLGQKRVLAIDPGFRTGCKIVCLDAQGSLLHHDLIHVMSDEQQKSAGRKICSLIEKYTPEAIAIGNGTAGRETETLVRSLGLSLPVIMVSESGASVYSASEIARQEFPDLDLTVRGAISIGRRLMDPLAELVKIDPKAIGVGQYQHDVDQTELKKSLTDVVESCVNAVGVELNTASVELLTHVSGLGPALAKSVVSYREANGPFARRKDLQKV